Within the Glycine max cultivar Williams 82 chromosome 12, Glycine_max_v4.0, whole genome shotgun sequence genome, the region ATAATGTCACTTTTAACCTATTATGTTTTGGGGGGTTTTTGCTTTagtaattaagttttaaaagttccattttaataatttatattttcgaaATGCACCATTCTGATTCTTTTTTCAACTTTTCGTTAGAATTCTGTCaacttttaaatcttaaaatggTTTAATGTCACTTTTGATCCATTATATTTTATAGTCGTTTTGCTTTTATAcattatgttttaaaagtttcactttagtcctttatgtttttgaaatgtgTCATTTTggtattgttttcaatttttcgtTAAAAACATTAGTATTCATTagggttttaaattttaaaatagttaagttAGCATAGTGGCGACTAAAAATTgtcactattattttttatttaaaaaattaaaaattactaagtaaatgaaaaaaagatgaatttgAAATCAcgaacaacaacaaccttcactttcataataataatattattattattattattattattattattattattattattattattattatcttcgTTCAATTTAATCatctaataacaataataatttcattcaccaattattttcaatcacAACGGGTAAAGGTCCCTTGTCCATCTGCTGCTCCACCTCTCGCCATCGACCCAAAAAGACTGTTGCCTCAACCCCACTTTCATCTCGGTTGCAACCTCCATACATGGCCGAAATTGCCTCTTTGCCTAACGACAACAAGTGTCTCATCACCACCACCGACAACAGTGCATTGACGAAGGTGAAGAAGTAGACCGACAACATCCAATTGTGGATGAGGTTTGACTGGTCGGACTAGTCATAATCATTTTGCGCTACTCGTCTTCGCCTAGCTGATTGTAGATGTTTGGTGGAAAATTCTCTACTTTCCAACCCAACCGTTAGCGACAGTGGAGGTCTTACTTGCAAACCTCACAAAGAATTATATTGTGATTTCCTTGTTTAGATCTGAGTTAATTGGTAAGTTAGGGTCAAGCTTTTTGTCTTTAATCGAAGACCACTCTTGTTCCGAtctctcttgtttttgttttcaataacagTTGTATGAAAGATTTTGATGTTCCGATGAGGAGTATAAGAATTTTTTGTGATTCTAGTGAGATTATATTTTGATGTCGTTCGATCTGTGTGatgctccattttttttttacattttcatatTTGGAAGAGTTGGAAGAAATGatgattttttagttttgttcttaaaaaataaaataaagatagtgATGATTTTTAGTCGTCACTCTGTAaagttgattattttaaaatgtataatgTCATCTTTGgttcattttgttttataattatttttgctttgctacattaagttttaaaattttatgtttttgaaatgtatcattttgattatttttaaaatttaaaagttaactaACGTTTCCAACatacaattgaaaaaaaaaaaaccaaaaaatacatttcaaaaatataaatgattaaaatgaaacttttaaaacttaatatatcaaaaaaaaaataactacaaaacataatgaaccaaaaataacatcaaattaatttactataaaacttatttcataaataaataggaTGTTGGAAGTGGTATAAGTCTAGCTGGTGTAATATGTAACCCAAACTTCATCTTCGAGTCTCACAATTTATGTCCGATGTTATGCCTTGAAAAGGAGGAAGGAAcggaaaagaatgaaaaacaacaaattaaaaaagctAAGAAGAAAAGTTCGAataaagaaaagggaaaaagaaaaagatacacAATTACACACGTTTAGTCTAACGTTCCCACACAAAACTATTGAGGCTCATAGGGATggcaaaaaaaattcattccaCCCACAGATAGTCAgatattcaaacataaaattcacaatgaataaaaaatgatatcttTAATGGGTACccacaaataataaatacaaatatttttattactcattTGTTAACAGGATGGATATGGTACTCTTACCCGTAATAAtctgttaatattttaatacttaaatattttttatattttttatttctatttatattttggagtattataattttatttggaataattttgtttgagttTATACTTTATAGAGTAATTTTcagataattttatttggtgctcacaaaaaatttatttatttattagaattatctttgaaattttgtaattgtgtataatatttgaataattttagttgcaactattaaaattattttttaaaagaaagtattaaaataaatgaaaattgcagtaaaagtttttgtttttaaaaaataagttttttttaatatccacGAATATTTGTGGATATCCgtgtgtattaaaaaaaatccataaataTTCACTTGATGAGTAGTTGTATGGGTAACGAGAccaatatttatcaaaaaagaaGAGTAGTGGGTGATCTCTATCGGTGTTTGATCCATCCGGTTGTCATTCCTTGATATAAGACATAATCAtgtttttagtctctcattttGATGCATGAATATTTTAGTTCCCCCAATTaaacatttattctttttagtaattcaaattcatgaaatattttttatttcttcaactttattttggaGGACTTCAAaaaatttagtccttaaattcactccaaaaactaaaataacattatatgaatttaaggaattaaaaaaacatttctaattgaggaatcaaaatcaaaagtaactcaaatttatagaaataaaaatataatttaatttttcagatAAAACATAAAACGTCACATGTTcttaacagtaaaaaaaaatgtaaggatAAAATGTGTTGTTGCTTCTCCCAAAGTAGTCAATACTCAGTTTTtgtccattaaaaaaaattgttatgttttttattcttataaattttctttaataacCTTGTTAACGTACGCAATTAAATGAACTAATGTCCTTACATGTAAACAGAAGGAAACAATTTGGAGATGGTGGCATGTCTGGTTACCATGTAGTATGATAAATTTGTATTTAACGaatttagaagaaaataattataaaaaattactatgtcgtatgataagtttataattaatgaatttacaagaaaaaattataaaaagatagaAATCTTGAAATATTAGGTAGGAAttagtataaattttgttttgtaaatttattctatatataaatattactttttatacGGTTTTCATTGATTTTGTAGAAACTGAAAACAAAACAGTTGTAATTGGACCAAGCATCAAAGGCACTTGAAGCAACGTCCCAGGCTCAAGAGAAGAAAACCCAAGATTATTGGTGTTAGCAATGCCGGCAACTGCAACTCCGATAGCGAGCATCTCCGTCACGACACCAACCTAAGACCAGTACGTATCAGGGGAGCGCCAGCACGTCTGCGAGATTATCACGTGCAATACCTACCAGGAACAAAAGGATAGGCTCGTACATACGATAATAGCAGGTGCATGTACAGATTCAGGGAAATGCACACGTGATCTAATACACACGTGATTCTAATTGATAGTGTAACTGAATTAGTTAGGCCGGTAGTAATGGCATGTAACACGAGCTATAAAAGATGACTTAAGCCTGGAATATAGACACGTGAATAAAAGTCTTCTAAAGGAGTTCCTCCCTTCCTCGAATTAAGGGTGCATATCTCTCTAACCTCCATCATCTTCTCCCTCTCCTTCGAATCTCCTAAAAACTGGTCCGACCGCCGTCGTCTCCATTACCATGGCAGACCACGAAACCAGGAAGACGACTACCGATCGTCTTGAAGACGCCATAGCTCGTCTCACCAACAGCCAAGCCTCCATCAACGAGCGTTGCAACGACCTCACCGATAAGATCGACTCGATCTTAGAACATCTCCACCTCCAAGCATCAGAAAATAACAATAACACCACGCATCACCAAGCGCATCATCACCATCGCCACGCCGTCAAGATCGACATACCACGGTTTGACGGACACGATCCACTAGGATGGATCTTCAAGGTAACGCAGCTTTTTCAGTATCAACATATGCCTGAAGAAGAACGCATTACGGTGGCGTCTCTGTACCTCGACGGTCCAGCTTTAAGCTGGTATCAATGGATGCATAGTAATGGCCTTATCACTTCCTGGAATGGCTTCCTTCAAGCCCTAGAATCGCGTTTCGCGCCTACATTCTATGATGATCCTAAAGGAGCACTGTTTAAGCTCACACAAACAGGTACGGTCAATGACTACTTAACTGAATTCGAACGCTTAGCTAACCGTGTGGTGGGACTTCCACCCCCATTCCTTTTAAGCTGTTTCATATCCGGTCTAAAGCCCGACGTCCGACGCGAAGTATTGGCTCTTCAGCCATTATCATTCTTACAAGCTTCTGCGTTGGCCAAACTTCAAGAAGAGAAGTTGCGCGATCGAGCTCTTACCCCAGCTCGAAACTCTCTTCCTCCAAGACCCTTCGTTCCCAATACATCCAATATTCCGGCCAAGGTTAAGCCTCCGTTTGTGCAGCGTACTCCGGCGGAAATGGCCTTCTGGAGAGAGAAGGGTTTATGTTATAATTGTGATGAAAAGTGGAGTGTCAATCACAGATGCAAGGGCAAGGTACTACTGTTCATCACGAACGAACATTCTTCGCTTCCTGAGACCACCACACATGACACTGAGGTGTCTACAGCTACAATTCTCGAAACCGATTCAGAACCACCTTCCGACGTAGACTCCCATATCAGCCTCCATGCCCTCGCCGGCGTACCATCATCGGACACTTTCCGGATTTATGGCATGATCAAGCACGCTCGTTTGACGTTTTTGGTTGATAGTGGAAGTACGCATAACTTCCTTCAACCTCGAATAGCGCAGTTCCTCAAGCTCTCATCCCAGCACACTGTCCCTCTGCAAGTAATGGTCGGAAATGGGTCTATGTTGACCTGTGATCAAGTTTGCCCAAGCACTCAGTTAACCCTCCAGGGACACCCCTTCGTGGTATCATTTCACCTACTCCAGATAAGCGGTGCCGATGCGGTGCTCGGAGTCGATTGGTTACGACGACTAGGGCCATTCACTACCAATTATGCTGACTCCGTCATGCGGTTTAAGCACTTGGGCCACGACATTACCCTGACGGCGGACGTTTCCACCAAGCCTGAGTCCACCTCCGCGGCCCAATTGAAGCGCCTTTTACAGATAGGGTCCACCTCAGCCCTTTACCAGTTGCATGTTCTACCCATCAACCAACCCGACCCACCCACACAGTCACACCCTCTCCCAGCTGTGGACCACCTTCTTCTTCAACACGATCATCTTTTCCAGAACCCATCTCAGCTTCCCCCTCCACATCAAATTGTGCATCGCATCACGCTTAAACCTAACACTTCACCAATCACGGTTCGTCCCTACCGCTACCCTCATTTCCAAAAGAATGAGATTGAACGGCAGGTTTCCGAGCTCCTCGCCGCCGGGCTCATCAGACCAAGCACTAGTCCCTATTCCTCCCCAGTGCTTCTCGTTGGAAAGAAAGATAGCACGTGGCGACTTTGTATAGATTACCGGGCTCTCAACTCTGCAACTATTCGAGATCGATTCCCTATCCCTACGATAGATGAATTGCTCGATGAACTCGGCCAAGCCTCATGGTTTTCCAAACTAGACCTCCGGCAAGGCTTTCATCAAATCCTGATGAACGAAGGGGATATTGAGAAAACCGCTTTTCGGACGCACCACGGACACTTCGAGTATTTGGTTATTCCCTTTGGGCTCTGTAATGCACCTTCAACGTTTCAATCAGCTATGAACCAGCTTCTCCGGCCGTTCCTACGCCGGTTCGCCACGGTGTTCTTCGACGATATCCTAGTTTATAGCAACTCCTTAGCCTTGCATCTGCATCATCTTGAACTCGTCTTCAACACCCTTAACCTGGCCGAGTTCTTCCTTAAGCGTTCCAAATGCCTTTTCGCCCAGAACACCATTGAGTACCTGGGTCACATTGTTTCAGGCAAGGGCGTCTCACCAGATCCTTCGAAGGTTCAGGTCATGCTGCAGTGGCCAACCCCAGCATCGGTCAGAGAACTGCGGGCCTTTCTGGGCCTCACTGGATTTTACAGGAAGTTTGTCCGAGATTACGCCTCCATCGCAGCCCCACTCACATCCCTTTTGTGCAAAGATGCCTTCGAATGGTCGCCGGAATCACAGCAAGCCTTTGACCGCCTCAAACGGGCCATGACCAGCGCCCCCGTACTTGCACTACCCAACTTCTCTGAACCCTTTGTAGTGGAGACCGATGCTTCCGGGATTGCCATTGGTGTCGTCCTGCTGCAACAGGGTCACCCCCTCGCATATTTCAGCAAGTGTTTAGGACCGCGCATGCTTCATGCATCTGCCTATCTACGAGAACTCCACGCAGTGGTGGCTGCCGTAAGGAAGTGGCGGAAGTACCTCTTGGGTCGGCCGTTCACCATACTTACCGACCATAAGAGTCTCCGTGAGCTGATGACACAAGTCATCCAGACGCCGAAGCAGCACTATTACCTGTCGAAGCTGCTGGGCTACGAATACTCCATCCAATACAAAACCGGCGCCACCAACAttgtagctgatgccctctcacGGGTGCCTTCCCAAGCTAGTCAATTGCTCATCCTTAGCATTCCCCAACTCGACTTCCTCAATGATATAAAACACTCCCTCAACACTAACTTAGAGTTCCAGAATCTCACTCAGGCTATTCGAAGCAATCCTACTCTCCATCCGGACTACTCTCTAGGTGATGGCTTGATACTATTCAAGGGACGCATTTGGATCAACCACGATAACCCCTTTATCCACAGCCTCATCACTGAATATCACTCGACTCAGTTGGGAGGCCATTTGGGTGTTACTAAAACTACTCATCGTCTTGAAGCAAGCTTCATCTGGTCCAGCCTCAGGCACGACGTCAAGAAATTTGTCCGGGAGTGCGTCACATGCCAACAGAGCAAGAATGTCCACAAACGACCAGCTGGTTTATTACAGCCATTGTCGACACCGGAGGGGGTATGGGAAGACCTATCTATGGACTTCATCACCCACCTGCCAACCTCCAATGGGTTCTCTGTCATCCTCGTGGTGGTCGACAGATTTTCAAAGGGCGTCCACCTAGGTGCGTTAGCTTCTGGATTCACAGCATTCAAAGTTGCCAACCTCTTCCTTGATATTGTTTGTAAGCTGCATGGGTTCCCAAAAAGTATCGTATCGGATCGCGACCCAATCTTTGTGAGTAAATTCTGGACGGAATTATTCCGGTTAAGTGGAACACGCTTACGGCTAAGCACCGCGTACCACCCCCAGTCCGACGGACAAACGGAGGTGATGAACCGCATTATCGAGCAGTACCTTCGTTGTTTCGTCCATGACAACCCATCCTCGTGGTTCCAATACCTGACCCTTGCGGAGTGGAGCTACAACACGTCCATCCACTCCGGTTCCGGTCTCACGCCATTTGAAATCACCTACGGCAAACCGCCTCCCACAATGGTTGACTACATTCCGGGAGCCACGAAAAATGAAGCCGTTCAAACCATGCTCGAGACTCGGCAAGCTTTGCACTCGAAGCTCAAGCATAAACTGCAGAAGGCCCAGGACACTATGAAGAAGCATGCTGACACAAAACGCGACGACGTGTCGTTCCTCGAAGGTCAGTGGGTGTACGTTCGATTACGACCGGGCCGTCAGACGTCCCTTACGGGTCCACTCCACCCGAAGCTTTCTAAGCATTTTTTTGGGCCATTCCAGATCCTCGAGCGAATCGGACCCGTAGCCTATCGGCTCCTCCTTCCACCGGAGTCACTGATACACCCCGTGTTTCACTGCTTTCTCCTCCGCCCTCATCACGGTTCCCCACCCGCCACCACGTACACATGGCCCTTACAGGTTCGAGATGACCAGCCCCTCAGGCGTCCGCTGTGTTTCCTTGACTATAAAGACGACACCGCGACCACCCCACCAACACGAATGGTCCTTACCCAATGGGAAGGCGAGCCACCGGAGGACACCTCGTGGGAAAAATGGTCTGACCTATGCCAGGCctaccaccttgaggacaaggtggttTTCGGGGAGGACGGTAGTGTTAGCAATGCCGGCAACTACAACTCCGATAGCGAGCATCTCCGTCACGACACCAACCCAAGACCAGTACGTATCAGGGGAGCGCCAGCACGTCTGCGAGATTATCACGTGCAATACCTACCAGGAACAAAAGGATAGGCTCGTACATACGATAATAGCAGGTGCATGTACAGATTCAGGGAAATGCACACGTGATCTAATACACACGTGATTCTAATTGATAGTGTAACTGAATTAGTTAGGCCGGTAGTAACGGCATGTAACACGAGCTATAAAAGATGACTTAAGCCTGGAATATAGACACGTGAATAAAAGTCTTCTAAAGGAGTTCCTCCCTTCCTCGAAaagaaagtattaaaataaataaaaattgcaataaaattttttgttttaaaaaataagttttttttaatatccacGAATATTTGTGGATATCCgtgtgtattaaaaaaatccataaaTATTCACTTGATGAGTAGTTGTATGGGTAACGAGAccaatatttatcaaaaaagaaGAGTAGTGGGTGACCTCTACCGGTGTTTGATCCATCCGGTTGTCATTCCTTGATATAAGACATAATCAtgtttttagtctctcattttGATGCATGAATATTTTAGTTCCCCCAATTaaacatttattctttttagtaattcaaattcatgaaatattttttatttcttcaactttattttggaGGACTTCAAaaaatttagtccttaaattcactccaaaaactaaaataacattatatgaatttaaggaattaaaaaaacatttctaattgaggaatcaaaatcaaaagtaactcaaatttatagaaataaaaatataatttaatttttcagatAAAACATAAAACGTCACATGTTcttaacagtaaaaaaaaatgtaaggatAAAATGTGTTGTTGCTTCTCCCAAAGTAGTCAATACTCAGTTTTtgtccattaaaaaaaattgttatgttttttattcttataaattttctttaataacCTTGTTAACGTACGCAATTAAATGAACTAATGTCCTTACATGTAAACAGAAGGAAACAATTTGGAGATGGTGGCATGTCTGGTTACCATGtagtataataaatttgtatttaacgaatttagaagaaaataattataaaaaattactatgtcgtatgataagtttataattaatgaatttacaagaaaaaattataaaaagatagaAATCTTGAAATATTAGGTAGGAAttagtataaattttgttttgtaaatttattctatatataaatattactttttatacGGTTTTCATTGATTTTGTAGAAACTGAAAACAAAACAGTTGTAATTGGACCAAGCATCAAAGGCACTTGAAGCAACGTCCCAGGCTCAAGAGAAGAAAACCCAAGATTATTGGCCTCTATAAGCCCAACGTCCAACACTTGATAATTGATATCTTATTGAACGTACTCAGATTAATGGATATTATCCAACAATGTGTAAAagaggatcaattttttttagacaattatttaaatatttaaattttaataataataagtttcacaacaatatttatgattaatttatgtTTACAACTAAAAATAGGATTCActaccaaaaatatattaattagcaAACATTAATTCAacattctatttttcttattcattttttctattaatataaaatgtctTGGGGAAGAGGGGAAGGTCCATGCACGTCCCTGATGTTAGTACCATACTACATGCACTTGACTTTgttttgttagaaaaaaaaggctctttgtattattttactatgaaaatggtataaaaattaagaaatgaaaaagggCGACAAGAAaatggaattgaaaaaaaaaacagtaagaATTGAATTATCACGAGCTCTAAAAAAATGcaacttgtaatttttttaatatgtactATATGGTTTTATAAGAATGGACGTCTCATTTGTTTTGTACaggtgtatttttttatttttttgttgtcttgTAGGTTTTGCTCCTTTAGAATACTTTTTTGTGAGACGTAGATATAGTTAACGGTCAAATTTGAGTTCATTATATTCAGAGCGGTGTCCAGACATAATATATAGGAGTCATTTATAAACAAGTGTTGTAagtgtttaaatatatttttagtcttttaagttTAGGGTATTGTTATTTTTGGTTctctagattttttattttagtttcttaattaaaaaattattttttagaccCCCTTACgatggtt harbors:
- the LOC100791656 gene encoding uncharacterized protein, whose amino-acid sequence is MADHETRKTTTDRLEDAIARLTNSQASINERCNDLTDKIDSILEHLHLQASENNNNTTHHQAHHHHRHAVKIDIPRFDGHDPLGWIFKVTQLFQYQHMPEEERITVASLYLDGPALSWYQWMHSNGLITSWNGFLQALESRFAPTFYDDPKGALFKLTQTGTVNDYLTEFERLANRVVGLPPPFLLSCFISGLKPDVRREVLALQPLSFLQASALAKLQEEKLRDRALTPARNSLPPRPFVPNTSNIPAKVKPPFVQRTPAEMAFWREKGLCYNCDEKWSVNHRCKGKVLLFITNEHSSLPETTTHDTEVSTATILETDSEPPSDVDSHISLHALAGVPSSDTFRIYGMIKHARLTFLVDSGSTHNFLQPRIAQFLKLSSQHTVPLQVMVGNGSMLTCDQVCPSTQLTLQGHPFVVSFHLLQISGADAVLGVDWLRRLGPFTTNYADSVMRFKHLGHDITLTADVSTKPESTSAAQLKRLLQIGSTSALYQLHVLPINQPDPPTQSHPLPAVDHLLLQHDHLFQNPSQLPPPHQIVHRITLKPNTSPITVRPYRYPHFQKNEIERQVSELLAAGLIRPSTSPYSSPVLLVGKKDSTWRLCIDYRALNSATIRDRFPIPTIDELLDELGQASWFSKLDLRQGFHQILMNEGDIEKTAFRTHHGHFEYLVIPFGLCNAPSTFQSAMNQLLRPFLRRFATVFFDDILVYSNSLALHLHHLELVFNTLNLAEFFLKRSKCLFAQNTIEYLGHIVSGKGVSPDPSKVQVMLQWPTPASVRELRAFLGLTGFYRKFVRDYASIAAPLTSLLCKDAFEWSPESQQAFDRLKRAMTSAPVLALPNFSEPFVVETDASGIAIGVVLLQQGHPLAYFSKCLGPRMLHASAYLRELHAVVAAVRKWRKYLLGRPFTILTDHKSLRELMTQVIQTPKQHYYLSKLLGYEYSIQYKTGATNIVADALSRVPSQASQLLILSIPQLDFLNDIKHSLNTNLEFQNLTQAIRSNPTLHPDYSLGDGLILFKGRIWINHDNPFIHSLITEYHSTQLGGHLGVTKTTHRLEASFIWSSLRHDVKKFVRECVTCQQSKNVHKRPAGLLQPLSTPEGVWEDLSMDFITHLPTSNGFSVILVVVDRFSKGVHLGALASGFTAFKVANLFLDIVCKLHGFPKSIVSDRDPIFVSKFWTELFRLSGTRLRLSTAYHPQSDGQTEVMNRIIEQYLRCFVHDNPSSWFQYLTLAEWSYNTSIHSGSGLTPFEITYGKPPPTMVDYIPGATKNEAVQTMLETRQALHSKLKHKLQKAQDTMKKHADTKRDDVSFLEGQWVYVRLRPGRQTSLTGPLHPKLSKHFFGPFQILERIGPVAYRLLLPPESLIHPVFHCFLLRPHHGSPPATTYTWPLQVRDDQPLRRPLCFLDYKDDTATTPPTRMVLTQWEGEPPEDTSWEKWSDLCQAYHLEDKVVFGEDGSVSNAGNYNSDSEHLRHDTNPRPRSSRPSFNVPVIDDASVLWKDVVFAPAHDLQLRLYKPADSTGSKLPVFFYFHGGGFCIGSRTWPNCQNYCFQLTSRLRAVVIAPDYRLAPENRLPSAIEDSLLAVKWLQTQALSNEPDPWLSYVADFSRVFISGDSAGGNIAHHLAARLGFGSPELTPVRVKGYVLLAPFFGGTIRTKLEAEGPKDAFLNLELIDRFWRLSVPVGETTDHPVVNPFGPYSESLEAINFDPILVVAGGSDLLKDRAEDYARRLKEWGKDIEYVEFEGQQHGFFTIDPNSEPSNKLMLIIKQFIEKHFGKV